The Sebaldella sp. S0638 DNA window ATAGTGCGGATTTTTCATGGGTTTAAACATATAATATTAAATAAGAAAGCATTGTTTGAAAAGTGCCGTAAATTATACTATAATATTTATAATAACAAAAACGGAGAAGAATATAATGGCTATAATTCAGTTAAAAAATGTATATAAACAATTTTCAGGTGAGTATATACTGAATAAAATATCATTTAGTATAGAAAACAGAGATAAAATAGGACTTGTGGGGCTGAACGGAGCCGGAAAGTCTACGCTTATAAGAATACTTCTTGGTATGGAGACACATGACCAGAATGAATATAACGAGTTCGGAGAGATAACGAAGCTTCCTGATCTGCGTATAGGATATTTATCACAGGAGTATAATTTTTCCGATGAGAAAAATACTGTATATGAAGAGATGCTCTCTATATTTCATGATGAAATGGAACTATGGAGAAAAATCCAGAAGACCAATATGAGACTTTCTGTGGCGGAACCTGATGAACTGGAAGGGATATTAGAGGAACTGGAAAAATTAAATGCAGAATACGAGGCTAAAGATGCCTATACTTTAGAGTATAAAATAAAGCAGATACTTACAGGGCTGGAACTGGGGACGGAATATTACGACAGAACACTGGAAAAATTAAGCGGTGGAGAAAGAGCAAGGGTTTCGCTTGCCAAGCTTCTGCTTCAGGAACCTGAACTTCTTATTCTCGATGAGCCTACGAACCATCTTGATCTGTATTCTATAGAATGGCTCGAAGACTTTTTGAAAAAATATAATAAGGCATTCCTGCTGGTATCTCATGACAGGTATTTTTTGGATAATGTATGTAATAAGATGTTTGAACTGGAAAACAAAAAATTATATAAGTATGACGGGAATTTCTCAGACTTTATAATTCAAAAGGAACTCATACTAAAGGGTGAGATGAAAAGGTATGAGAAAGAACAGGAAAAAATCAAGAAAACAGAAGAGTATATTGCCAGATATAAGGCTGGGATAAAGTCCAAGCAGGCAAGAGGAAGGCAGAAAATACTGGACAGACTTGAAAGAATGGATGATCCTGTTTTTAATCCGGGCAGAATGAAACTGAAATTTGAGATAACTTCAGCTACAGGAGATAATGTATTAAAGGTAAAAAATATAGAGAAAAGTTATAATGATAAAAAAGTATTAAATAACATAAATTTCGATCTTTATAAGGGTGACAGAGTAGGAATAATAGGGAAAAACGGAATAGGGAAGTCTACTCTTCTAAAAATAATAATCGGGAATGAAAAACAGGATAAAGGAACAGTAGAATTCGGAAGCAGAGTAAAGACGGGATATTATGATCAGAATCATCAGAATCTTGATTACAGGAATGATATAATAACTGAGCTTAACACAAGGCTTGATCTTACAGAGGAATTTCTCAGAAACCTCGCAGGTGGTTTTTTGTTCACAGGTGAGGAGACTTCCAAGAAAATAGAAAATCTGAGCGGCGGAGAAAAAGTAAGGGTGTCTTTTATGAAACTCATTATGGAAAAGCCGAATTTTCTTATACTGGATGAACCTACAAATCATTTGGATATTTATTCAATAGAGGTTTTGGAAGATTCGCTGGAAGATTATGAGGGGACAATGCTTATAGTTTCTCATGACAGACACTTTTTGGACAGTATATGCAATAAGATATATTATCTTGATGAAAACGGTCTTGAGGTATTTGACGGAAATTATGAGGATTATAAGGAAAGTATCGCCGGGAAAGGTGCAAAAGAAAGTGCCGGTAAGCAGGAGCAAAAGCTGAGCTATGAGGAGCAGAAAGAAAGAGGACGTCAGATTTCAAGACTTAAGAATGCTCTGGCAAAACTGGAAAAAGAAATAGAAGATATAGAGCAGGAAAAAGAAAAGCTTGCCGACGAATATGGCAAAGCCGGGAAAAAGAACGATGTGGGACTTTTAATTGAGATACAGGAAAAGATAGATGCTCTGGAACAGCAGGAAACTGATAGAATGGATGAATGGGAAAAAATAAATCTTGAGCTGGAAGAAATTGAAGGGGAATAGCTTTAAATCAAGGGTTAGATAATAAAAATTTTATACTGGTTATTTTGACTTATGTATAAAATTTTTGTTTTTTTATAAACAAATACTAAAAAAGAGGTGTATTAATTGAGGAAGTTTTTTAAGTGGGAGCTTATTTTAGCGGCGTTACTGCTAATGTTTTTTATGTTATTTTTAAATGAAAGATATGAGAATGAGAAAAGGAGAAATGATAAAAGAGACGAATTTCTGAATGATTATGACGGGGTATCTTTTATAAAATATAAACCTACATTATTTACTATATATAATAGAGGCGGATTTGAGATAAACAATAATATTGATAATCTGATATATGAAAAAGAGCCGGATATGGATGAACTCAGAGAGGCAGTAAATGAGACGAAAATGCAGGAAAAAATAGTCCTGGATACTGGTGATCAGAGAGAAGGCATCAAAAATATTTCCTGTCAGGTAGATATGAAACTCAGCCTGTTTTCCATGAATGATTGTTTAAGTGTATTTTCAAAAATAACGGATAAAAGGCTGAAATATTTGAAAAAGATAGAATTGAATAATATTCGTAAGCAGATCAGTTATAATTTTTCCGGGACTGATAAATCTTTCTGGAATATAAAAATAGCAGATAACAGATATTATGAAATTAGATTTTCAGAAATACACAGAGTGAGAATACAAGAGGTGTACAAGATTCAATTACCTGAAAAAATATATGGTATTTTAACAGAGGATCAGTATAAAATACTGGAAAAATTAAATATTGAAAAAATAACAGCAGATGATGATGAAGGATTAAGAGAATTATGGGATATATTTCCTTTTATTAATTTTTCATACAGATATAAAGATGTGGTTGATGCAGGGAAGATGAATTGAAAATAAAGGGTGGAAAATTCTTTGGGAATAAGGAGTTAAGATGGGGAAAATAAAATTAGTTATATTTATTTTGATTGTTTCGATTATAGTTACATATTCTACAAGTTATAGCAGTGAGTATCATACTGAACTATATTATTTGATTTTCCTTTTGTTTATAATATTATTTGAAAAGAAAATGAGTAAAACTGAATTTATAATTAGTATTTTAATATTTGGTATTTGCTATTTACAGGAAAAATTATTTATTCCCAATAAAGACTATATTACTATTGATAATAAAGTATACACAATAATAAATTATTCATTGCCGCTTACCAGAATGGTAACACCTCTTTATTTTGGGCAGGGATTATTTGTTAAATTTACAGATATTCCAATAAGTAAAAATGTAATGGTAAAAATAAAAGTATTACTGCTGATATTGTCAGTTTTGATATTTTTCTATTATTTATTTCTAAAATAAAACAAAGTGAAATTTTAAATCAGTTATTATAAGCTCAAAATAAAAAAGGTTTACAATAAATCATATATTGTGAACCTTCTTTTATTATAGCCTGTACCCGGTTAAATATACCCGACCCCGGATTCTTCCAGTATAGTAACAAGCTTTGCATAATACTCGGCAGATACCTTATACTGCCTCTTATCTTCCGCCTGTGAAGCGAGTATTTTATAAATGTCGGTAAGTCTGTCATGGACTTTGTATTTTTCATAATATGGGAGACATATTTTTATATATTCCATAAATTTTTCTTCGTTTTCTTTTGAAGCTTCAATAATTCCAAGATAAAAATTCAATGACATATTCTGATCAAAATTCTTCTCCAGTTCTCCAAGACTTTTTAGCAAACTTTCAAGTGCCGGCAGATTACCGGTCTGATAGTAAAGTTCACATTTATAACAGATAACCTGTGCGGGAAAATGAATATTATCCCTGACATTTTTACTTATTCTTTCATAAGTATTTATATCGTTTTCCATTTCATCCCAGAATTTCAGCTTTATTTTCATAATAATACGGTTATTGGCAATTGTAATCGAGTATCCGAGCTGATCCTCCAGTGCATTGTACTGAAGGGAATTTTCAGCTTTTTCAAGATACTTCAGAGCCTTGTTTATAAAGCCGATTTTATAATAAAAACCGCTGTACATAATATACAGCTGTGTCAGCTGAAAAAGAAGCCCCTCGTAATAGCAGAAGGCAAGAGCTTTGTCGATTAATTCTTCCACAGCTTCAAATTTACGTATCTGTACAAGGAATTCTATCTGAAATGTCTGTAAACGCAATAAAATGTTAGGATTATCATATGAAAACTTTTGAAGCTCCATACAGTAATGTAATGAGTCTTCTGAAAACTGCTCTGTTCTTGAAGCCAGCATTTTATAAAAAAGTATTGCTTTTTTCAGGGGGACAGGAATTTCTGTTTCAGAGTTTTCAAACTGTTTCAGGTAAAAGTCCAGATAGTTTTCTGATACAGCCGCAGCTTCCTCTTTTCTTGCTGCCAAAAGGAAAAAAGAGGCCTTGGCCAGTTTTTGTATAAGTTCCAGAGTAAGAAAATCGTTGTTTTCAGGAAAACTATTTATAAGTTCCTCATTTAGTTCATAGGAAAAAATTTTATTTGTAATATTTTCTGCCTGATTCAGGATATTATCATCAATATAGCCGGTTTTTAGCAGGTAATCCTTTTCTACTCCCAATCTCTCGGCAATTTTTTCGGCGACATCTTCAGGAAGCGGATAACGTCCCGCAAGGATATTCGCAAAATGCGTGGTAGCTACAAGACCGTGTACCAGTTCTTTTCTGTTTATATTTTTTTGTCTGCATAAATAGTTTATTCTTTCTTTCAGCATGTAAAAACTCCTTTACTAAGTATAAATTATAGTTTAATTATATAAGAAAACTATATTTTGTCAAATTTAACAGAGTGAAAGAAAGTGAGAAAATAAGAAAAAATTCGGAAAATGCCAATATAAAATTCAGACAGGCTGCTTTGAATTTATAAAAATAAAAATTATATTGTGAAGATAGAAGATTATGTAAAATCAGGGTTTTATGATGTTTTTGATGAAATATTCCTGTAAAATCGCAGCAAAACGATTTTTGAAATAAGAGTTTTAAAAAATGAAAAAATAAAATGTATTGTATTGCTTGAAAACATTGAATTTGTGAGTTTTATATGATAATATTAATTAAGCTTAAGCCAAAGAAAAAAATAAAGTTAGCAGGGTACCCGAAAATTAAAATTCATATATGAGAAATTGAATAACGGAGGAAACAAAGAAATATGAGAAAAGTATTATTAAGTCTGCTTTTACTGGGGGTTATATTTTCCTGCGGGAAAAAAGAGGAGAATAGTGCAGAAATTAGCTGATGCATATGCAGAGCTTTCAAAAGAGTATGATAATATGACTCCGGAGAAAGCCGGGGATTTATCGCAGAAATTTCAGGAGCTGTCGTCAAAAAGCAGTGAAATAACGCAAAAATTAGCTTCTGATCCTAAAGAAGCAGAAAAGTTTGCAAACTACATGACAGAAATAGGTAAAGAGATACAGGCAAAGATGACAAAATAATTAAAAAAAATAAGTTTAAAATGAGTGTATTTGGAGATGTGTTAGTGTGGAAGAGTAAAAGATCCGGTATGTTTACTGCTGTTTGATTATAATGACCTTATTTTCGAACAGGAACACCTAGTCAGAGATACCGCAGACTTTTAGAACAGATGGTATTAATAAAATTTAAGAGAGTTTTTTGGAATTAAGCATAGAGATATTCCGGAATTGAAGGCCACCATAATTTTTGGTGGCTTTTTATCTGTTTTTGTGTTATAAAAAATAGAACAGATATACAAAAAGTTAAAGGAGAGAACACTATGAAAACAGTAGGATTAATAGGTGGGATGAGTTGGGAATCGACTTCAGAATATTACAAAAAGATAAATGAAGGAATAAAAGAGCATCTTGGCGGATTACATTCCGGTAAAATATTAATGTACTCTTTTGATTTTGAAGAGATTGAAGTTCTTCAGCATAAAAATCAGTGGGATGAACTAACGGAAATGCTGGTAGATGCCGGAGTAAGATTGAAAAAGGCCGGTGCAGACTTTTTGGCAATATGCACAAATACGATGCATAAAGTAGCAGATGAAGTGGCCCAAAGAACAGGGCTTCCCGTTCTTCATATAGCAGATGTTACAGCAGAAGCTATAATTCAAAAAAATAAAAATGTAGTGGGATTATTAGGGACGGATTTTACTATGTCTGAAGACTTTTATAAAAAACGTCTGAATGATAAGTATAATATAGAAGTAATGATTCCTGACGAAAAGGAAAGAGAAAGAGTACACAAAGTTATTTATGACGAGCTTTGCTGCGGGATAGTAAAGATGCAGTCAAAGTCTGATTTTATAACTATAATAAATAATCTGAAAGAAAAAGGCGCAGAAGGTGTTATTCTCGGATGTACTGAGATTCCAATGCTCATAGAACAGAAGGATCTGGATATAAGAGTGTTTGATTCCATGAAACTGCATGCTGAGGCAATAGTAAAAGAGATGTTAAAGGATTAGACAATAAAAAGCATAAAATGGAGGGAAAATGGAAAAAAGTATGAAGGCATTAATATTTTTATTTAGTTTGTTATTTTTGTATACAATGGTGTCAGCAGAAGTAAAGGTACCGTCAGAAATAAAGTTTAATAATGAGGTTTATAAACAGGCTTATCAGACAGGGAACGGGACAACTTCGGATAAGGTCACGGAATATTTGAAAAGCGGGGAAACATTGGAAAAATTCGAGAAGATGTTTTCGATATGGGAATATCCTAATGCCAAGGATATAAATGCATTTACAGGAGCTTTGATCAAGAATTCTTATTCACCTTATAAAATAACACCAAGAGAAATTCTTGAGAATAATACAGCGAAGGAAACAATGGTTAGTATTATTATTACAGCGGGAAATATATCCGAGTACAATATTTACAGAGTATTAATGAGAGACGGGCATGTAGTGACGTATCAGTTTTCTTACAGAATACATGATAATCCCGGAACTGCGGCATATAAAAAATGGCTTGGAAATATAGATAAAAACGAAGGTGAATGGATTGCGGCAATGTCAAAGATGAAGGATATAAAGTAAGGAATAAAATCAGACTGTGCTGGAACAGGGATTTTGTGACTATGGATAAAAGATTTGGGAGTATTGTGTGAATTACAGTAAAGAAGCTGTTTATGCACAATCTCTTTTTTTATTTACAAAAAATGATTTTGTTTTCCCGAAATATAGGTTAAAATATAATAGTATTATTATTCTAAAAAGATAAAAAGGAGTGATGTAATGAGTAAAAAGTTATTGTTAGCATTTTTCATGATTTTGGGAATGATTATCCGGGGTAATGAAGTCAGCAGTATCAGGCTTGAAATAAAAAATCCCGGAGAAAAGGCTGTTGTATTGGATACAATGTCGGTTAATGTGGAAATTAACGGAGACATAAGTATTACTACATATGATATGACATTTCATAATCCAAACAGCAGAATTCTCGAAGGAGAGTTTACTTTTCCGCTTCAGGACGGCCAGAAAGTAACAAGGTACGCTCTTGATGTAAATGGAAAACTAAGGGAAGGTGTCGTGGTAGAAAAGGAGAAAGCAAGAACTGCATATGAAAATACAATAAGACAGAAGATAGACCCCGGAATAATAGAGAAAACCGTGGGTAATAACTATAAGACCAGAATATACCCAATACCTTCAAATGGCTACAAAAGAGTAGTAATAGCATATACAGAAGTGCTGAAGAATAAAAACGGAAGTCTTGATTATTTTCTTCCGCTGAATTATAACCAGAAAGTA harbors:
- a CDS encoding ABC-F family ATP-binding cassette domain-containing protein, whose protein sequence is MAIIQLKNVYKQFSGEYILNKISFSIENRDKIGLVGLNGAGKSTLIRILLGMETHDQNEYNEFGEITKLPDLRIGYLSQEYNFSDEKNTVYEEMLSIFHDEMELWRKIQKTNMRLSVAEPDELEGILEELEKLNAEYEAKDAYTLEYKIKQILTGLELGTEYYDRTLEKLSGGERARVSLAKLLLQEPELLILDEPTNHLDLYSIEWLEDFLKKYNKAFLLVSHDRYFLDNVCNKMFELENKKLYKYDGNFSDFIIQKELILKGEMKRYEKEQEKIKKTEEYIARYKAGIKSKQARGRQKILDRLERMDDPVFNPGRMKLKFEITSATGDNVLKVKNIEKSYNDKKVLNNINFDLYKGDRVGIIGKNGIGKSTLLKIIIGNEKQDKGTVEFGSRVKTGYYDQNHQNLDYRNDIITELNTRLDLTEEFLRNLAGGFLFTGEETSKKIENLSGGEKVRVSFMKLIMEKPNFLILDEPTNHLDIYSIEVLEDSLEDYEGTMLIVSHDRHFLDSICNKIYYLDENGLEVFDGNYEDYKESIAGKGAKESAGKQEQKLSYEEQKERGRQISRLKNALAKLEKEIEDIEQEKEKLADEYGKAGKKNDVGLLIEIQEKIDALEQQETDRMDEWEKINLELEEIEGE
- a CDS encoding helix-turn-helix transcriptional regulator gives rise to the protein MLKERINYLCRQKNINRKELVHGLVATTHFANILAGRYPLPEDVAEKIAERLGVEKDYLLKTGYIDDNILNQAENITNKIFSYELNEELINSFPENNDFLTLELIQKLAKASFFLLAARKEEAAAVSENYLDFYLKQFENSETEIPVPLKKAILFYKMLASRTEQFSEDSLHYCMELQKFSYDNPNILLRLQTFQIEFLVQIRKFEAVEELIDKALAFCYYEGLLFQLTQLYIMYSGFYYKIGFINKALKYLEKAENSLQYNALEDQLGYSITIANNRIIMKIKLKFWDEMENDINTYERISKNVRDNIHFPAQVICYKCELYYQTGNLPALESLLKSLGELEKNFDQNMSLNFYLGIIEASKENEEKFMEYIKICLPYYEKYKVHDRLTDIYKILASQAEDKRQYKVSAEYYAKLVTILEESGVGYI
- a CDS encoding aspartate/glutamate racemase family protein; protein product: MKTVGLIGGMSWESTSEYYKKINEGIKEHLGGLHSGKILMYSFDFEEIEVLQHKNQWDELTEMLVDAGVRLKKAGADFLAICTNTMHKVADEVAQRTGLPVLHIADVTAEAIIQKNKNVVGLLGTDFTMSEDFYKKRLNDKYNIEVMIPDEKERERVHKVIYDELCCGIVKMQSKSDFITIINNLKEKGAEGVILGCTEIPMLIEQKDLDIRVFDSMKLHAEAIVKEMLKD